One window from the genome of Mastacembelus armatus chromosome 18, fMasArm1.2, whole genome shotgun sequence encodes:
- the cnpy3 gene encoding protein canopy homolog 3: MILAAYVSVFLIFSSLGPARTAGDEDWVHLPNKCEVCKFVSIEMKSAFDETGKTKEVIDRNYRFIDSKGAPPIKYVKSDLRFIEVVENVCQRLLEYNLHKERSGSNRFAKGMSETFSTLHGLVHKGVNVVMDIPYELWNETSAEVADLKKQCDVLVEQYEEVIEDWYKGNQEEDLTTYLCEKHVLKGQDTACLNEEWTPKKKGDQAAIAEDKKKKKKKKKGGKKGKNKGEERGEGGDGSSDGEKTTKKKKEKVKKKKKSKAPVEKFDSGVSSDEEIQPQIPLSGQKTEL; encoded by the exons ATGATTTTAGCGGCGTATGTGTcggttttcttgatattttcGTCGCTCGGACCAGCTAGGACTGCAGGGGACGAGGACTGGGTTCATCTCCCCAACAAATGTGAAG tgTGTAAGTTTGTCAGTATTGAGATGAAGTCTGCGTTCGATGAGACAGGGAAGACAAAAGAAGTCATCGACAGGAATTACCGCTTCATAGACAGCAAGGGGGCTCCGCCAATCAAATATGTCAAGTC AGACCTCAGATTCATCGAGGTTGTAGAGAATGTGTGTCAGAGGTTGTTGGAGTACAATTTGCACAAGGAAAGAAGTGGTAGCAACCGCTTTGCCAAG ggcATGTCAGAGACCTTCTCCACTCTTCATGGTTTGGTGCATAAAGGTGTGAACGTGGTGATGGATATTCCTTACGAGCTGTGGAACGAGACCTCCGCTGAGGTGGCTGATCTCAAGAAACAG TGTGATGTGCTGGTGGAGCAGTATGAGGAAGTGATTGAGGACTGGTACAAAGGAAACCAAGAGGAAGACCTGACCACCTATCTGTGTGAGAAACATGTCCTGAAGGGACAggacacag CCTGCCTGAATGAGGAATGGACCCCAAAGAAGAAGGGAGACCAGGCAGCAATTGCGGaggacaaaaagaagaagaagaaaaagaagaagggagGGAAGAAGGGGAAGAACAAGggtgaggaaagaggagagggaggagacgGCAGCTCAGATGGAGAGAAGACaaccaagaagaagaaggagaaggtgaagaagaagaaaaagagcaaagcTCCGGTGGAGAAGTTTGACAGTGGGGTGTCGTCTGATGAGGAGATCCAGCCGCAGATTCCTCTGTCTGGGCAGAAGACGGAGTTGTGA